A single genomic interval of Deltaproteobacteria bacterium harbors:
- a CDS encoding citrate synthase encodes MEKQLVPGLEGVPIMESQVGFIDGQKGILEYRGIPIETLAEKSTYEEVAYLLLWGKLPNRDELAKFDHDLRTHRRIKYKLTDLIKCLPENGHPMDALQAAISALGMFYPAKIDAAEAPPGTDVLSQEKHYWSIIRLIAKMPTIVAAFERMRHGDEPVRPRDDLSHAANFLWMLTEQDPDPLDVHILDVCLILHAEHTMNASTFSGLVVGSTLADPYTMVASAIGALTGPLHGGANEQALKMFREIKTVENVRPFIKGKLERKEKIMGVGHRVYKVKDPRAFALQGLAQHLFKVKGEHPLYKVAQEVEQAINDHVGAKGIASNVDFYSGVVYDKLGIHIDQFTPIFAIARVAGWLAHWAEQLRNNRIFRPDQIYTGTHDQPYAAIDQRK; translated from the coding sequence ATGGAGAAGCAGCTAGTTCCTGGCCTTGAAGGCGTGCCGATTATGGAGTCACAGGTTGGCTTCATTGACGGCCAAAAGGGGATCCTGGAGTATCGGGGAATTCCGATCGAGACGCTCGCTGAAAAAAGTACCTACGAAGAAGTCGCCTACCTATTGCTATGGGGCAAACTTCCGAATCGCGACGAGCTCGCGAAGTTCGATCACGATCTGCGCACGCATCGGCGCATCAAGTATAAGCTGACCGATCTCATCAAATGCCTGCCTGAGAATGGGCATCCGATGGATGCGTTACAGGCGGCTATTTCTGCGCTTGGGATGTTCTATCCTGCCAAGATTGATGCAGCCGAAGCCCCTCCGGGAACGGATGTTCTCAGTCAAGAGAAACACTACTGGTCAATCATTCGTCTGATTGCCAAAATGCCGACGATTGTTGCTGCCTTTGAGCGCATGCGCCATGGGGATGAGCCAGTCCGCCCGCGCGATGATCTATCGCATGCAGCAAACTTCCTGTGGATGTTGACCGAGCAAGATCCTGATCCGTTGGATGTGCATATCCTTGATGTCTGCTTGATCCTCCATGCCGAACACACGATGAACGCGTCAACATTTAGTGGACTCGTCGTTGGTTCGACACTGGCCGATCCGTACACGATGGTTGCCTCGGCGATTGGCGCGCTCACTGGTCCATTGCATGGTGGCGCCAACGAGCAAGCGCTCAAGATGTTTCGTGAGATCAAGACGGTCGAAAATGTCCGCCCCTTTATCAAAGGCAAACTTGAACGCAAAGAAAAAATCATGGGCGTCGGCCATCGGGTCTACAAAGTCAAAGACCCACGCGCATTCGCATTGCAAGGCCTCGCGCAGCACCTGTTCAAAGTGAAAGGTGAACATCCGCTCTACAAAGTCGCGCAAGAAGTCGAGCAAGCGATTAACGATCACGTTGGCGCCAAAGGTATTGCCTCGAACGTCGATTTCTACTCAGGCGTGGTCTACGACAAGCTCGGCATTCACATTGATCAGTTCACGCCGATCTTTGCGATTGCACGTGTCGCCGGTTGGTTAGCCCACTGGGCTGAGCAGTTGCGTAACAACCGCATCTTCCGGCCAGATCAGATCTACACTGGCACCCACGATCAACCCTACGCGGCGATTGATCAGCGGAAATAA
- a CDS encoding limonene-1,2-epoxide hydrolase has product MSAENEKLVTDFCRAWSRLNTDEVLSYMTEDCFYHNIPMEPMVGKAAIRKFIEPFLKGAQEAQFEIKHTTSAGNVVMNERVDRFVMGPKKVELPVAGVFEIKNGKIAAWRDYFDLGAFTKQMG; this is encoded by the coding sequence ATGAGCGCTGAAAATGAAAAACTCGTGACGGATTTTTGTCGTGCCTGGTCGCGGCTGAACACGGATGAAGTGCTTTCATATATGACCGAAGATTGTTTCTATCACAACATTCCGATGGAACCGATGGTGGGGAAAGCTGCTATTCGCAAATTCATCGAGCCGTTTCTAAAAGGTGCCCAGGAAGCGCAGTTTGAAATCAAACACACGACCTCCGCTGGTAATGTGGTGATGAATGAGCGGGTCGACCGTTTCGTCATGGGCCCCAAAAAAGTCGAGCTACCTGTTGCTGGCGTGTTTGAGATTAAGAATGGTAAGATTGCTGCATGGCGTGACTACTTTGACCTGGGTGCTTTCACTAAACAAATGGGTTGA